TTGCTCTCGCCTTGCAGCTCGTCCTCATGGGAAAGTCTTGGGTAAAGGGCGGTAATTGGTTGTTGGTTGGTCTGTCTTAACATAAAATCCTCCGTTTCCGACAGCCAGCCCCACTATTCCGTACCTTGATTGTACCACATGGGGCGGCTGTCTGTATAGCGGCAAAAGCGTCAAATCTGCTTCTTTATGGTCTGTCAAATCGCCGTTTTTTGTGTAGCAGCTTCCGCTTCCAGCACTTTCATCATCTTGTCGGCTGCGGTGTCGGTTGCGCCCTGCTTGAAGAAGCCGGAAACGGTAAGGACGGAGTTGCCCATGCGGATTTCCGTTACACAGTCCGGGCGGCGGTCTGTTTTGGTGGTGCTTGTCTGTTTGGTTTCTGTCATAGGCTCTCCTTTCGCTGCTTTATCAGTTGCTTTAATCGTTCCAGCTTTTCCTGTGCGGTTTCCTTTCGGAAGTTGCTGCCCGTGAAGCGGACGGGGGCGCACATGGAAGTCAGCCTGTCATAGATACGGGCGTGGGGCGTGTCCTGCGGGTGCTGCAATTCCTCCAGCGTGAGGTTGGTCGTGGCGATCAGCGGCTTGCCGCTTCGGTAACGGCTGTCAATCACGCTGTAAACCTGTTCCAGCCCGTACTCTGTCCCTCGCTCCATACCAAAATCATCAAGTATCAGCAGAGGGTAGCTGCAAAGGCGGGAAATATATTCGTTCCTGCCCTCAAAGCTGGCGGCAAGGTCACCCAGTATCGTTGCAAAATTTGTCATGCGAACGGCAACCTCTTTTTCCATAAGGGCGTTGGCGATACAGGCGGCAAGGTAGCTTTTTCCTGTCCCCACGCCGCCCCAAAACAGGTAGCCGATATTTTCAGCCTGCATGGTTTCCCAACTCTCCACATAAAAGCGGGCGGTTTCGGTCTGTGGGTTTCTGCCGTTGTCATGCTCAAATGTCCAGTTCCGCATAGCGGGGTCGGTAAAGCCCCGGCGTTTCAAGTCCTCCACTGTTTCAAGGTGCTTCTGTCGGCTTTCAGCGGCTTCCCGCTTTTCACGGGCTGCCCGGTGGCAGTCGCACTCTGCCGGGTGTCGGTCATGCCCTAACCATTGGGCGGTTTCTTTTGAAAAGTATGCTTCTTTTGGCGTATGGCACTTGCCGCAGTATAAAAGCCCGTCCTCGCCTGTGTAGTCCTCTGCTTCGGCGGTAGTGGCTGTAATGTCCGTAATCATAGCTTCAATCTCGTTTTTCATAAGCTCTCGCCCTCCTTGCATGAATAATCGGGTATGCCCTGTTTCGGGGCAGCCTTGCCTTTGGCAGCGTCCTCCTGCGCCCACTTGTAAATGGTGGCTGCATGGCTGTGGTACTGCTTCCCGGTGGAAGCGATATGGCAGGAAAGCCGGTCAATATAATACTCCCACTTGTCGGGCAGCTCTGTTTTCAGCCCGGAAAGCTCTGTATCGGTCAGTATCACATTGTTGTATCTGCCATAAGCGGCGGGGGCGGGGTATCCCGTTTCTCCCTCTCTCTCTTTTTCTATCTCTATCTCTTTCTCTAACTCTATCTCTATCTCTGGTGGACGAATGTCGGACAAATGTCCGCCTTTTGTCCGGGGCGGTAAAAGTGCCTTGTTTTCCAGCCTTGCAGCCCGTTTCCTCTCGGCTTCGGTAGAGGACTGTCCTATCATCAGCTCAATGTCGGTCATATAGAAAGCCCCGCTGTCAAGCTGCTCCACAAGCCCCAACTGCCGGAAAATCTCTAAAGCCCTCTCAACTGTCCCTATCTGGTGGCGGGTCAGTGTCGCTATCATCTGCGCTGTGTAGGGGATATGCTCGTCAAGCTGCAACTTCCCGCCGTTTTTCAGCGATTTTAAGTACAGCTTCAAGAGAATATTGGAATATAAAATCCCGTCTTTCATATCTTCCAGCAGTACAATGGAGTCGCTGTCAAAAAAGTTCTCTTTCAGCTTGAGGTAGTAATACTTGCGGTTATCTGCCATTGTCCCTGTCCTCCTTTTTCCGGCGTTTGGAGTAGTAGCGGGGGCAGAGTATGATAACCGCCCGGAAGCTCTGCTTGCAGCTATGGGTACAGCTCCGGCAGAGGTCGTTGTATGTGATACGGTCGCAGGTGGCATTCCCGACTTTCACTTGCCGCAGGAAAAAAGACCA
This Ruminococcus hominis DNA region includes the following protein-coding sequences:
- a CDS encoding phage replisome organizer N-terminal domain-containing protein codes for the protein MADNRKYYYLKLKENFFDSDSIVLLEDMKDGILYSNILLKLYLKSLKNGGKLQLDEHIPYTAQMIATLTRHQIGTVERALEIFRQLGLVEQLDSGAFYMTDIELMIGQSSTEAERKRAARLENKALLPPRTKGGHLSDIRPPEIEIELEKEIEIEKEREGETGYPAPAAYGRYNNVILTDTELSGLKTELPDKWEYYIDRLSCHIASTGKQYHSHAATIYKWAQEDAAKGKAAPKQGIPDYSCKEGESL
- a CDS encoding ATP-binding protein; the encoded protein is MKNEIEAMITDITATTAEAEDYTGEDGLLYCGKCHTPKEAYFSKETAQWLGHDRHPAECDCHRAAREKREAAESRQKHLETVEDLKRRGFTDPAMRNWTFEHDNGRNPQTETARFYVESWETMQAENIGYLFWGGVGTGKSYLAACIANALMEKEVAVRMTNFATILGDLAASFEGRNEYISRLCSYPLLILDDFGMERGTEYGLEQVYSVIDSRYRSGKPLIATTNLTLEELQHPQDTPHARIYDRLTSMCAPVRFTGSNFRKETAQEKLERLKQLIKQRKESL
- a CDS encoding transposon-encoded TnpW family protein; its protein translation is MTETKQTSTTKTDRRPDCVTEIRMGNSVLTVSGFFKQGATDTAADKMMKVLEAEAATQKTAI